A stretch of DNA from Maridesulfovibrio sp.:
GGCCGGTTCAGCCCTGCTGCTTGTTGCGATAGTCGCTTTCAGGATTGCCGGCGGAACTTTCGCCATACCGGAACTGATGGAAAAGACCTTTTCCTTCGGATTCCAGTTCTGGGCGTTTCTGGCTCTTGCGTTGGCCTTCGCCATCAAGGTGCCCATGTTCCCGTTCCACACCTGGCTTCCTGCCGCACACGTTCAGGCTCCCACCGCAGGTTCGGTCATTCTGGCCTCGGTGCTGCTCAAGATGGGGACCTACGGTTTCCTGCGCTTCAACCTTCCGCTGACTCCGGCAGCGAGCGAATATTTCGCTCCGGTAATGATCGCCATTTCCATAGCCGGCATCATCTACGGCGGGGTGGTTGCCCTTGGGCAGAGCGATATCAAGAAAGTTATCGCCTACTCATCAGTCGGCCATATGGGGTTTGTTACCCTGGGTATATTCCTCTTCAATCTGCGCGGATTTGAGGGCGCTCTTTTCCAGATGCTTAACCACGGCATCACCACCGGCGGCCTGTTCATGATGATCGGAACCGTCTACGAGCGCAGCCACAGCCGCGAAATAACCGATAACATGGGACTCGGACAGTACATGCCCGCCTACATGTTCTTCTGGGGGCTGTTCGCTCTGTCCTCCTTCGGCTTCCCCGGCACCAACAGTTTTGTCGGCGAAGTTCTGGTCTTCGTGGGTGCTTTTGAACAGAACCCGTGGGTCGGAGCATTGATGGTGCCCGGCGCCATGGTTGCTGCCGCCTACATGCTGAGGGTTTCCCTCAAGCTGGCCTGGGGCCGTCCTTCCAGCTGGAAGCAGTGGCCGGACCTGAATCTGCGCGAGTGGACGTATCTGGTAGTGCCTGCCGTTTTCGTTTTCTACATCGGTCTGGCACCGGGACTGTGTTTCAAGGTCATGGATGCATCCCTTCTCAAGCTAGAAAAGGATGTCAGAAAGGGCGCAAGTGTGGTTTCCATTGAAAAGGAAAGGCCCATGGAAATGGCCTTCAATTCCCTCAAGGGAATCATGAAGTAAGCAACAGGAGATTATAGAAATGAATGTTCAGCCAAATCTCTTCATGCCGGAACTGTTCACGTTCCTGATCATTGCCCTGTTGTTCGTACAGGCTGTGGGCAGCGCGAAGATGCGGGAGAATGTAGGTGTATGGCTTCCCATAGCGTCCGCGCTGGGGGTGGTTGTGGCCTTGCTTTCTCTCGGACAGGAAGGCCTTGTCTTCAAGGGGGCCTACAGGGTCGACGGACTTTCGCAGTTCTTCAAGGCCGCTGTTGCGGTCGGTTTCTGCGTAACCGTGCTAAATGCCACCCGCCAGCCCACTCTGGATAAAGAAAAACGGTCCGACTACTTTCTTTTCCTGGCCATATGCTCATGGGGACTCATGATGCTTGCCTCGGCTGTGGAACTGCTGACAATGTATCTGGCCCTTGAACTCTCCTCCTATTCCCTTTACGCAGTCATTTCCCTGCGTGCAAAGGATAAGGGGGCGGCGGAAGCGGCTATTAAATACATCCTCTTCGGAGCCGTTTCCACGGCTCTGGCACTGTACGGATTTTCCTACATACTGGCCGGAATGCAGACAACGTATCTGTCCGAACTGGTCAATAAGAACTGGACTTTTGCAGCCTCTCCCATGGCCGTGACCGGTATGAGCCTGTTCCTCGCCGGAATGTTCTACAAGCTGGCTCTGTTTCCGTTCCATTTCTGGTGTCCGGATGTCTACGAGGGAGCGAGCAATGAAACCGCTGCCTTTGTGGCAACCCTGCCCAAGCTCGGAGCAGTAGTCATCCTCATCCGTCTGGCGGCCATGTTCAAGCCCGGCTATGATATTACCTCCATCATAGCCGTGCTGGGGGCTTTGTCCATGACATTCGGAAACCTCGTTGCGCTGGCACAGCGGGACGTGAAGCGCATTCTGGGGTACTCCTCTGTTGCGCATGCCGGATACATAATGATCGGCCTGGTTGCCGGAACTGCGGAAGGCCTCGCAGCCGCTTCGTTTTACGCTCTGGCCTACGTGGCCATGAACCTGACCTGCTTCTGGGTGGTCAGCCGGGTTTCCGTTGACGGCCGCAACCTGCAGCTTGACGATCTCAACGGGCTGTACAAGCGCGCACCGGCACTTGCCTTTGCCCTTGCCGTCGGAGCGTTCGCACTTGTCGGACTTCCGCCCATGGCCGGTTTCATGGGCAAGCTGTTCCTCTTCTCGGCCGGCTGGAACCACGGCTACAACTGGCTGGTGATCATAGCAGGCATAAACACCGCCATCTCCATTTATTACTATCTGGGAATGGTTCGCCATGCCTATACCAAGGAAGCCGCGGACGATCTGCCGCTGCCGGATACCTCAACCTTCAGCTTTGCCGGTGCGGCTCTGCTTTCCATGCTGGTGCTCGGTCTTGGGCTCATGCCTGCCGGAGTTTTCGATTTCGCTCTGCAGGTGAAGACGCTTATTCCCTAGCCTGAAGGTTTCCTGAACATAGTACGAAAAAGCCCTGGCGGACTCAGTCCGCCAGGGCTTTTTCGTATCCTTTTTTCTCCGGATTGCACCGGTAACACTCTAGCTTCCATGACAGAGTTTACAGATTGTACTGCAGGCCGGAGTCTGCAATATATGAGTTATTAACATAATGTCGCTATGCTGTAATACGGCTGTAGTGCATTGGGAGGCTCATCATGTTCTCAGGGCAGCTGCAGACAAATATGGTACAGGAGGAGAAATTTGATGAATACAGTCAGGAGTGCAGCCGTCATGAATGATGATGGGACGGGCCGTTTAGAGCGGAAATCTGTTCAGGAGTATATTGATGAGACTCCGTTCTGGTCCGATGGGACCAGTGCCCCGTCTTCACCCATGACCGCAATGCAGTGGAGAATATGGCTTCTTGCTTCGGCCGGAAAGTTTTTTGAGGGCATGGTGGTATTCATGACTGGGGTGGCTCTGCCGCTCATCGTCAGGGAATACGGGCTCGGAGCGATGGAGAAGGGGGCCGTAAGCGCAGCTACTCTCTTCGGAATTCTCATTGGAGCGACCGCCCTAGGAGGACTGGCTGACAGTTACGGTCGGCGGCGGATGTTCATCGTTGAAATGATTCTGTTCATTGTCTGCCTTGTTGCCCTGATTTTCAGCCCCGGTTATATAATGATGGTAACCTGTCTGTTCGGGATGGGGCTGGCTCTCGGATGCGACTATCCCACAGCGCACATGATCATTTCGGAATCCATCCCCAGTTCCGACCGGGGGAGGCTGGTGCTGAGCGCTTTTGCCTTTCAGGCTGTAGGGGCTTTGGCCGGGACGATTGTCGGCTACCTGATTCTCTACAAGGAGCCGGAACTGCAGGCCTGGAGATACATGTACGGCGCTGCGGTCCTGCCTGCTTTTCTTGTACTCATCGGAAGGTTTCGTATTCCGGACAGCGGACACTGGCTCGTTTCCAAAGGCAGGATAAAGGAGGCAGAAGAAGCTCTCATGCGTCTCCTGCGCAGAGAACCGCATTACCCGAAAGTGATCAGGATTGAGCCTCCTTCCTGTGATGAGAACGGGGATAACGGCGGGACCTATTCTGATCTTTTCCGCAGGCGGAACATTCGGGCCACCATTCTTGCCTCCGTCCCGTGGTTCCTCCAGGATCTCGGAACATACGGCATAGGAATTTTCACCCCGACCATTCTGGGGACCGTCCTCGGCGCTGAGTCCGTATACGCGCGCAATATCGCCGATCTGATCCGTAACGATCTGCTGGCTGCAAAAGGGGCCGCATTCATTGATGTGCTTCTGCTCGTAGGCATACTGGCTGCCGTTCTTATGGCCGATAAAGTCGGGCGTATAAAGCTGCAGGTAGTCGGTTTCATAGGGTGTGCCGTAGGTTTGTTTATAGCATCCCTTTCCATGATGGCCGGATTTTCTTCTTCCGTGTCCATGGTGCTTCTTTTCAGCGGGTTCATGCTTTTCAGTTTCATGACCAACATGGGGCCGAACGCCATCACCTATCTGCTTGCCGGTGAGGTGTTCCCTACCTGCGTAAGGGGCAAGGGGGCAGGGCTGGCGGCATCCTTTGCCAAGATTGGAGCCGTGACAACCGCGTTTTTCTTCCCCGTGTTCCTGAAGGATTTCGGAGCCGGGCCGATACTTGCCGTTCTGGTGGGATGTTCTCTCCTTGGAGCTGCTATCACCTGGATTTTCAGAATCGAGACCAGCGGCGTGAATCTGGAAGAGTTGTAAATTCTTGGAGTGCGTGGAAATTTGTTTTCCTGCTTGTTCCGCTTGCATAATGCTTCGGCATGCTTATATATTTACGAGAAAGTATTAAACAGCAAATGACGGTTATCCGGGAAGTTTAAACGGTCGGGATAATTCCCGGTGCGGACCTGTCTGAAATTATAGGTGTCCGTGGACCGTTGGAGGTATAAAGATGCATGAAGTAAGCATGGGCGGAACGTTGCGCGATTACCTGAGCGGCGAAGAAATAGATGAAACTACCTATGAGGAGTTCCGGCAGGCACTCGCGAAGCTGCTGGTGGAAGAATTGGGCTACCCCAAGGATTCGCTCAAGGCCAAGGTGGATCTGTGCTTTGAAATAGACGGCGAGGAAATGTGCCGGACTATTGATCTTGTGGTTTATGATCCTAATTCATTGCCGGTTCTGCTGGTGATGTTTTGCGCCGGGGATGTAGGCAGCTACGAGCGTGAGGCTGTATGCGCCGGTAAGCTCTTTCAGGACGGTCCGGTTCCGTATGTAGTGATCAGCGATTCCATGGATGCCTTCCTGCTGGATGCGATTTCCGGTGAAACCCTTGCCCATGGCATGAGGTCCGTACCACCGTATGAGGAACTCATGCGCATGACCGCTGATTATGTCCGGCAGCCGCTGCCCGCGGAAAGGCGGGCCAAGATAGAGCGTATTTTCTATACCTATACCGGATTTCTGCAGGGAACCTGCTGCAGCGAATCCTGTTCGCTCCCTCCGCGTAAGTAGGGTCAAGAACTCTCCCGATTGGCCGGGGTAGTCTTGATTGAAGATTTTAGTCGGGGACCGGAAGAATTATACTTTCGGTCCCCTGTTTGTTTTATGAAGCCTTCGGCGACCCTGCCGGGAGCCTTAAACCCTTTTGCAAAAGGGTTTAAGAATCCCAAAACCATTTATTAAGGCTTCGCCGCTTTGAACTACTTATCGTCCTAGTATGTTTTAATAATAAAGAGATAATCAAATAAGGGATTCCAAAGGGAGTTATCCATTACTGCTCTCCATATCCCAAAGACTCGACGCGAGCTTCTCGCCTAAGGGAGAATGGGCCTTTTATATATTTGACCAGCAGAGACTGATGTGATCCCGGTCCATTTTCGGTGTGACGAGTGCCACGCCGAGAGCCAGCGCAAGGGATACGGGAAGCGCCACCACGTTGGGGTCGACCCACTGCAGCAGCCATACCCAGGAACCTTTTGCCGCAGCGGACACGAGGGTATCCTGCCCGGTGAGCATTTTGCAGAGCCCGATGGCCGCGGCTTCCTTGGCGTGCACGAAAAGCAGCCAGAACATGGAAGCGCAGAACCCGCCGACCATGGATACCTTGGCGGCCTTTTTGGTCATGTCCTTCCAGTACAGGCCGAGCAGATAGATGGGCAGGAAGGATGCCGCGCACAGGCCGAAGAAAAAGGCCGTGGCACGGGCAATTATGGACGGCGGCAGTATCCAGGCCCAGGCAATTGCTGCCAGCAGCGTAATGGAAACCCCGATCTTGGTGATTTTGACCGATTTTTCACTGGATACCTTTACGAACCGCTCGAAGAAATCTCGCCCGAGGGCCGTTCCGCCCACATGGTACTGTGATGAAAGGGTGGACATGCCCGCAGCAAGCATGGCCAGCAGGAAGAGTGTGGAGAACCACGAGGGCATCATCTGTTCTATGTACATGGGTATGATCTTGTCCATGTTTCCACCAGCCACGGCTATGGATATCTTCCCTACCTCCTTGTAGAATACCGCGTTGGAAAGCGCTCCGGTTATGAACGCCACTCCGGTCATCAGCGGGATGAATATTCCGCCGTAGAGAACGGCCCTGTTCAGTTCACGGTCGGAGGGAACGGTCATGAACCGGACTGCAAGCTGAGGCTGGGCCAGCACTCCGATGCCCACGCCGTACACGATGGTGGTGTAGATGACCAGCCAGAGCGGGGAACCGAATTCAGCGCCCTGAGTCCAGCCTATTATTCCACCTTTCTGGAGCTTGGCCGGAACAAGGGCTATCATATCGGTCAAAGCCTGATGCGCTTCGGTTACTCCGCCGAGCATGGCGTAGGTGGAAATGATAAGGATAAGCATCATTACGGCCATGATCAGGCCCTGAAAGGCATCGGTGTACATTACGGCTTTCATTCCGCCGGAAATAACGTAAATGGCCAGGATCATGCTGATTACGATCAGGGCCGTGGCATAAGGTATGCCGAATGAAATTTCCATCATGCGGGAAATGCCGATGAGCACGGCAGCGGCATAAACCGGGATGAACAGAAAGATGATTCCTCCGGCAAACCCCTGAATGAAACGGGAGTTGTAGCGCCGGCCCAGCAGTTCCGGGAAAGTGTGGCTTTCAAGCGCCAGTCCCATACGTCTGGTGCGTTTGCCGAAAAAGACCATGGCCACGAATATACCCACCACGATGGTGGCCAGAGTCAGCCAGAGCAGGGGAAACCCGAATAGACCTGCTGCTCCCCCGAATCCGATGATGGCCGAAGTCGAGACAAAGGTGGCTCCGTAGGACATGGCCATGATGAACGGGTTCATCTGGCGTCCGGCCAGCATGTAGTCCGTGGATTGGCGGGTCGATTTCCAGCCCCTGAAGCCCAGATAAAAGATGACGGCAAGATAGACGGCGGTAATAACTATTTTCGTGACCATTACTTGTCCCCTCCGCCCTTGACGTCAATATTTAGGGCCGTGGAATCCGGTTTACCCTTATTGTTCCAGTTGATGATTCCATACACCACGCAGCCCAGCGAAGACAGAATGCACAGCCAGTAGACCACGGCTATCTCCACACTTCCCAGTCCCAGCATCATTTTGAACCTCCGGTTTGTTAAAATTGTTAAAACAGGTTTCACAGGATGAATGCGAATAGAATTTTTCCATGGAGCATGGCGGGGTGCCCGGGCAATAAAAAAGGCCGCGGGCTTGGTGCCTGCGGCCTGGGTAAAACTCTTTCGCTTTTCGCTTATGCGAGTAAACACCTCCAGACCACAGGGCTGGTAAAGCTAAAAAAACTAAAAAAGAAAAAGTAAGCTTCGCGGGTGTTCATGATCAGATTATGTAAACAAGTAATTACTTACTGTCAACTTTTTCACGCTGCCGTCATGTCTGCTGCTGTCTCCGTGGTGCCGGAATTCCGAATAAAGAGTTGTGCTGCGGTTAATCTTGTTCATAATTCATGAAAGAAGAATTTTAATTTGTTTTTTGTCCCGGTATGTTGGATATAATTCTTTGAGGTATCGGCCTTTGATTCCGCGGGATAGATGTCAGTGATTACATTTTTGGTAAATTTTTTATTAGCTGCCGGCGTTCTGTTTTTTAAAAAAGATGTGTGGACTTAGTCGTTTAGTGATGGAATAAAGGAATAAAACAGTAGTCGGACAACCAATTTATTTTTTCAACAGCTTAAGGGCTATCAGGAGGCTCTGGATGGATATTTTGGAACTGGTCAAAAGCAGGGACCCGAATGAACGTGAATTTCATCAGGCTGTGAGCGAGGTTCTGGACTCTATCAAACCGGTGCTGGACCGCAATCCGGAGTATCGCAGTGCCGCGATAATGGCCCGCATTGTGGAGCCGGAACGGGTGATCATGTTTCGCGTCCCGTGGGCGGACGATGATGGCGATGTCCACGTCAACAGGGGATTCCGTATCGAGATGAACAGTGCGATAGGGCCGTACAAGGGCGGTTTGCGTTTCCATCCTTCGGTCAACCTCGGCATTCTCAAGTTTCTGGCCTTCGAGCAGGTTTTCAAGAACGCGCTGACCTCCCTTCCGATGGGAGGAGGCAAGGGCGGGTCCGATTTCGATCCGAAGGGAAAGTCGGATATGGAAGTGATGCGCTTCTGCCAGAGTTTTATGCTTGAGCTTGCCCGCCATATCGGACCGGACACGGATATTCCGGCCGGTGATATCGGAGTTGGCGCGCGTGAGATAGGTTTTCTGTTCGGCATGTACAAGAAAATACGCAATGAGTTCACCGGCGTGCTTACCGGGAAGGGACTCGGTTGGGGCGGAAGCCTTATCCGTCCCGAAGCGACCGGTTACGGGTCGGTCTATTTTGCCGCGGAAATGCTCAATGCCAAAGGCAAGACCCTCGAAGGTGCTACCGCTCTTGTTTCCGGTTCCGGCAATGTTGCACAGTTTACCATGGAAAAACTGATTCAGCTGGGAGCAACTCCGGTCACTTTTTCGGATTCATCCGGGTATATTTTTGATGAAAAGGGCGTG
This window harbors:
- a CDS encoding NADH-quinone oxidoreductase subunit M: MQEVAYPVLTVLVFFPLLAAFGLFFLRGENTVRIYTLVASVIELALSLPLFAGFKLDSAAFQFVERTDWVAKWGVEYYLGTDGISFLMVVLTIAVLPLCVLCSWTYITTRVKEFHFCLLFMTAACVGVFTSLDLVLFYVFWEAMLVPMYLLIAVWGGPEKRYASLKFFLYTLAGSALLLVAIVAFRIAGGTFAIPELMEKTFSFGFQFWAFLALALAFAIKVPMFPFHTWLPAAHVQAPTAGSVILASVLLKMGTYGFLRFNLPLTPAASEYFAPVMIAISIAGIIYGGVVALGQSDIKKVIAYSSVGHMGFVTLGIFLFNLRGFEGALFQMLNHGITTGGLFMMIGTVYERSHSREITDNMGLGQYMPAYMFFWGLFALSSFGFPGTNSFVGEVLVFVGAFEQNPWVGALMVPGAMVAAAYMLRVSLKLAWGRPSSWKQWPDLNLREWTYLVVPAVFVFYIGLAPGLCFKVMDASLLKLEKDVRKGASVVSIEKERPMEMAFNSLKGIMK
- a CDS encoding NADH-quinone oxidoreductase subunit N; translation: MNVQPNLFMPELFTFLIIALLFVQAVGSAKMRENVGVWLPIASALGVVVALLSLGQEGLVFKGAYRVDGLSQFFKAAVAVGFCVTVLNATRQPTLDKEKRSDYFLFLAICSWGLMMLASAVELLTMYLALELSSYSLYAVISLRAKDKGAAEAAIKYILFGAVSTALALYGFSYILAGMQTTYLSELVNKNWTFAASPMAVTGMSLFLAGMFYKLALFPFHFWCPDVYEGASNETAAFVATLPKLGAVVILIRLAAMFKPGYDITSIIAVLGALSMTFGNLVALAQRDVKRILGYSSVAHAGYIMIGLVAGTAEGLAAASFYALAYVAMNLTCFWVVSRVSVDGRNLQLDDLNGLYKRAPALAFALAVGAFALVGLPPMAGFMGKLFLFSAGWNHGYNWLVIIAGINTAISIYYYLGMVRHAYTKEAADDLPLPDTSTFSFAGAALLSMLVLGLGLMPAGVFDFALQVKTLIP
- a CDS encoding MFS transporter, translating into MNTVRSAAVMNDDGTGRLERKSVQEYIDETPFWSDGTSAPSSPMTAMQWRIWLLASAGKFFEGMVVFMTGVALPLIVREYGLGAMEKGAVSAATLFGILIGATALGGLADSYGRRRMFIVEMILFIVCLVALIFSPGYIMMVTCLFGMGLALGCDYPTAHMIISESIPSSDRGRLVLSAFAFQAVGALAGTIVGYLILYKEPELQAWRYMYGAAVLPAFLVLIGRFRIPDSGHWLVSKGRIKEAEEALMRLLRREPHYPKVIRIEPPSCDENGDNGGTYSDLFRRRNIRATILASVPWFLQDLGTYGIGIFTPTILGTVLGAESVYARNIADLIRNDLLAAKGAAFIDVLLLVGILAAVLMADKVGRIKLQVVGFIGCAVGLFIASLSMMAGFSSSVSMVLLFSGFMLFSFMTNMGPNAITYLLAGEVFPTCVRGKGAGLAASFAKIGAVTTAFFFPVFLKDFGAGPILAVLVGCSLLGAAITWIFRIETSGVNLEEL
- a CDS encoding type I restriction enzyme HsdR N-terminal domain-containing protein → MHEVSMGGTLRDYLSGEEIDETTYEEFRQALAKLLVEELGYPKDSLKAKVDLCFEIDGEEMCRTIDLVVYDPNSLPVLLVMFCAGDVGSYEREAVCAGKLFQDGPVPYVVISDSMDAFLLDAISGETLAHGMRSVPPYEELMRMTADYVRQPLPAERRAKIERIFYTYTGFLQGTCCSESCSLPPRK
- a CDS encoding sodium:solute symporter family protein; translated protein: MVTKIVITAVYLAVIFYLGFRGWKSTRQSTDYMLAGRQMNPFIMAMSYGATFVSTSAIIGFGGAAGLFGFPLLWLTLATIVVGIFVAMVFFGKRTRRMGLALESHTFPELLGRRYNSRFIQGFAGGIIFLFIPVYAAAVLIGISRMMEISFGIPYATALIVISMILAIYVISGGMKAVMYTDAFQGLIMAVMMLILIISTYAMLGGVTEAHQALTDMIALVPAKLQKGGIIGWTQGAEFGSPLWLVIYTTIVYGVGIGVLAQPQLAVRFMTVPSDRELNRAVLYGGIFIPLMTGVAFITGALSNAVFYKEVGKISIAVAGGNMDKIIPMYIEQMMPSWFSTLFLLAMLAAGMSTLSSQYHVGGTALGRDFFERFVKVSSEKSVKITKIGVSITLLAAIAWAWILPPSIIARATAFFFGLCAASFLPIYLLGLYWKDMTKKAAKVSMVGGFCASMFWLLFVHAKEAAAIGLCKMLTGQDTLVSAAAKGSWVWLLQWVDPNVVALPVSLALALGVALVTPKMDRDHISLCWSNI
- a CDS encoding symporter small accessory protein, which encodes MMLGLGSVEIAVVYWLCILSSLGCVVYGIINWNNKGKPDSTALNIDVKGGGDK
- the gdhA gene encoding NADP-specific glutamate dehydrogenase; amino-acid sequence: MDILELVKSRDPNEREFHQAVSEVLDSIKPVLDRNPEYRSAAIMARIVEPERVIMFRVPWADDDGDVHVNRGFRIEMNSAIGPYKGGLRFHPSVNLGILKFLAFEQVFKNALTSLPMGGGKGGSDFDPKGKSDMEVMRFCQSFMLELARHIGPDTDIPAGDIGVGAREIGFLFGMYKKIRNEFTGVLTGKGLGWGGSLIRPEATGYGSVYFAAEMLNAKGKTLEGATALVSGSGNVAQFTMEKLIQLGATPVTFSDSSGYIFDEKGVDTEKLEYIKLLKNVRRGRVKEYADKFPEAVYTPVDPGLDYNPLWAHKADCAFPSATQNEINGKDAANIVANGVKVLSEGANMPTTPDGIDIFLDNGILYGPGKAANAGGVSVSGLEMSQNSMRLNWTREEVDQRLKVIMHNIHKACAETAEHYGAPFNYMMGANIAGFVKVSQAMLDQGLV